Proteins encoded in a region of the Onychostoma macrolepis isolate SWU-2019 chromosome 20, ASM1243209v1, whole genome shotgun sequence genome:
- the slc22a2 gene encoding solute carrier family 22 member 2: MTTFEDILEEAGKFGRCQMRIFSTFCLVSIPFSFVYVGIVFQGFTPEHWCRDPGVSEIRERCGWSLQGARRATVPLMNSSTGVMYSQCQKLDMDWNATGLTCDNPESEFTKAQLSTLPMTGCTDGWEYDYAGRQSFVTEFDLVCADAWYVDMFQATLSVGFLVGSIAIGYLADKYGRMKSFLMTNFVIGVTGILVATSPNYITLLVFRVLFGFGVKGGWMVGYVLVTELVGMEYRRMVGVTYQMFFSLGLLMLPLLAYFIPNWRWLQVVFTVPYICFLTYYWFIPESPRWLLSQNKRKEALEITKAIAKENKKTLSKLIETLTDENTDPTSTASFMDLFKTSKLRKFTFILSFNWFTSAVVYQGLIMRLGILGGNVYVDFLISGIVELPAAFLILLTIERIGRRLPFAAANIVAGAACLITAFIPDNLFWLKSAVACVGRLGITMAFEMVVFVNTELYPTVIRNLGVSVCSTLCDIGGIVAPFLLYRLAVIWLELPLIIFGALAFVAGGLVLLLPETKGMPLPETIDDIECPNRNKENQLKSQQLENLLPSDVTSNKEVTAV, translated from the exons ATGACCACTTTTGAAGATATCTTAGAGGAGGCCGGCAAGTTCGGTCGGTGCCAGATGCGAATTTTTTCCACATTCTGCTTGGTCTCTATACCATTTTCTTTTGTATACGTGGGGATTGTATTCCAGGGCTTCACCCCCGAACATTGGTGCCGTGACCCAGGCGTCAGTGAGATCCGGGAAAGATGTGGCTGGAGTCTTCAAGGCGCACGCAGGGCGACTGTACCCTTGATGAACAGCTCCACAGGGGTGATGTATAGTCAGTGTCAGAAACTGGACATGGACTGGAACGCCACCGGTCTAACCTGCGACAATCCAGAAAGTGAGTTCACCAAGGCCCAGCTTTCTACTCTACCAATGACGGGCTGTACAGACGGCTGGGAGTACGACTATGCAGGGAGGCAGTCATTTGTCACTGAG TTTGATCTAGTGTGTGCAGACGCCTGGTATGTTGACATGTTCCAGGCCACGCTCAGTGTTGGTTTCTTAGTGGGCAGCATTGCAATTGGATACCTGGCAGACAA ataCGGCAGAATGAAGAGTTTCCTAATGACCAACTTTGTCATCGGAGTAACAGGGATTCTGGTGGCCACGTCGCCCAATTACATCACCCTGCTGGTGTTCAGAGTTCTCTTTGGCTTTGGAGTGAAGGGCGGCTGGATGGTTGGATACGTGCTgg TCACAGAGTTGGTTGGAATGGAATACAGGAGAATGGTGGGAGTGACCTATCAGATGTTCTTCAGCTTGGGCCTTCTCATGCTTCCTCTCTTAGCTTACTTCATACCAAACTGGCGCTGGCTACAGGTGGTCTTCACCGTTCCTTACATCTGCTTCCTGACATACTATTG GTTTATCCCCGAATCACCAAGATGGCTCCTCAGTCAAAACAAGAGAAAAGAAGCACTGGAGATCACAAAAGCAATAGCAAAAGAGAACAAAAAGACACTGTCCAAGCTTATTGAG ACATTGACTGATGAAAACACAGACCCCACCTCGACTGCATCTTTCATGGACCTGTTCAAGACTTCCAAACTGAGAAAATTCACATTCATCCTGAGCTTCAACTG GTTCACCAGTGCTGTGGTTTACCAGGGTCTCATTATGAGGCTGGGAATCCTCGGAGGAAACGTGTATGTGGACTTCCTCATATCTGGAATCGTGGAATTGCCAGCAGCTTTCCTCATCCTCCTCACTATCGAACGCATCGGCCGAAGGCTTCCTTTTGCAGCTGCGAATATCGTGGCAGGAGCGGCCTGCTTAATCACAGCGTTCATCCCCGACA ATTTGTTCTGGTTAAAAAGTGCTGTTGCTTGTGTTGGACGGCTGGGCATCACTATGGCTTTTGAAATGGTAGTGTTTGTGAATACTGAACTATATCCCACTGTTATCAG AAATCTGGGTGTTTCGGTCTGTTCCACGCTGTGTGACATTGGTGGGATTGTAGCACCGTTCCTGCTCTACAGGCTTGCAGTCATCTGGCTAGAACTACCTCTCATTATTTTCG GTGCTCTTGCGTTTGTGGCCGGTGGACTGGTTCTGCTGTTACCTGAAACCAAAGGTATGCCTCTTCCAGAAACCATTGATGACATCGAATGTCCAAACAG GAACAAAGAAAACCAGCTGAAGAGTCAACAGCTAGAGAATTTGCTGCCCTCTGATGTGACATCGAACAAAGAAGTTACAGCCGTCTGA
- the igf2r gene encoding cation-independent mannose-6-phosphate receptor yields the protein MGRVRVCGIAATVVSTFILLQCVSSAVESDDSPWYQDLCSYKWEAIDQDSNVRYTLKLCDSSPDTECGKESAVCAHNLKSAQHQSVGELSLRKVSPAVLDFNSSRKCDDKSRNIQSSITFQCGKTMGTPEFVTISECVHYFEWRTYAACRRDKFKPHMEVPCYVFDSDGKKHDLNPLIKLSDGYLVDDPDDEIDFYINICRSLNRAGSSCPEGSAACLTSGKDSYNMGQPVHQLELLSNDKLKLRYEGVKEEGPAFCNGHSPAVTITFICPSARQAGSNPKMISNLNCRYEIEWVTEYACHRDYLESHSCTLTSEQHDISIDLTYLTHNPTGTPYMADARNGEDTYTFYLNVCGETKAGQCVDDKGYISVCQVKDTGNVKKIAGRFQNQTLRYSDGDLTLIYPDGSRCSSGFQRMTIINFECNATAEYGQPDFTGESDCTYYFDWQTAYACVKEKEDLMCRVTDHKKRYDLSPLTRYPESEGSQNWEAVGTKAAESDKKRFYMNVCHKIIQDGDARSCPEDAAICAVGNGKTMNLGKFLISPQKAAEGDDIRLIYTDGDKCGQNMKVKTIITLKCKPGDVESAPVLRSMSSDGCIYEFEWFTASACVLSKTEGDDCKVEDPQAGISFDLSPLRKPSGGYYNMSVDKYDYFINVCGNVKAAQCPETAGACQVDQSGTSSWNLGEFNSKLSYYDGMIQLTYRNGSQYNNKQRTQRSTHISFLCDREAGPGKPEFQKEDEYTYNFKWYTSYACPERPHECVVTDPKTLQQYDLSSLSVSNGGRNWQAMHTSDSSDLRKYYINICRPLKAVPDCDRRASVCEVKFEADKEGLSEKVEVSNLGIATKGPVIVEENKLMLEYTNGSVCQADGVMTTYRTRIHFACSSGTAPSGPRFLVNQNCTVDFVWDTEAACAISTVEATNQTCSVKDPNTGFEFNLQPLASESGYHVNSHGKDFVVNICDSVKVCGTVRGKPVAGCELEDKKPVSQVGVEQSLQFSTDGILTLMYKGIMEKLTGTEDTFVINFVCDQKANPAFLRLIQEELGTSTHVTHNVFFELSTALACEPAPVDCQVADLQGREYDLGDLSLDDKYYVPLDTSDQARIQKFYINVCKPLPRVQGCPGGAIGACAQLGGKGVNLGYVQSSLQAAADGSISIVYLNGDKCNSGRYSTRIVFQCDDSPGAPMFDRIDGCEYVFIWRTSEACPIKRVQGENCKVKDPKSGYEYNLTPLAGTDYEVKDLSYEYHFAVCGPVTSSVCPHGPSNSVSSCQVEGSAHRIAGSANQNLTFDDGIIMINYTHGEKCHKIYERSTAILFSCDHSKNPGKPEFIKETADCTYLFEWHTALACPSFKTTTCSYNDGNGHSYDLSSLALHKSNWIVVPEATNQKQRYYINVCKSLVPQTGLWSCPSSAAACMKDGDEYVNLGEAEAGPQWDKNILILKYTNGQACPDGKRNRTTIIRFRCDPDKVDSEPTLITALEDCVYSFVWFTAAACPLNSTEHGDCKVTNPATGHLFDLNALSRTGGYTVYDPMANKKMFRLNVCGEIANAGCASETAVCIKDSQKVVSGGKTSRKLVYRDQVVELTYEDGDTCAADLSLKHKSIFSFVCKSEGEGTDEPVLVYSDDTTCTHFFSWHTPLVCEQQVKCSVWNGTNQIDLSPLIHLTGYYTAVNEDVDWDKSPDFYINICQPLNPIPGVNCPPGAAVCMDPVDGDPVDIGRITSPPRYNSNTKEVEITFSSTTVCHSNPTSNYSSKIIFTCQKGAELGSPQMIRAQDCMYVFEWATPVVCPETITAQGCNLTVSQLRYTFDLSVLSGTVQVPRSSGFFKINVCGTVTGTACKDSAVCLISTDSVASYGNRKIMNLDYKREEQAVIMQYSGGDTCPQVTDKNEVCIFPFTFLGKFYSECTTQGRTDGRKWCATTSNYDKDQKWGFCSGAPRGKRQSSILFSCDRAAGHGSPQLMSETQGCSATFQWRTNVVCPPKKMECKLAGQHQTYDLRTLSSLTEPWKFSNRDDSYYFNLCQAIHGGQPGCAAEAAMCRRRAGGKTETLGRVHTQTMELIDGKILVNYSMGDDVCGNNKPARTILQLKCGGTVGHPKLFKEDKTACEFWVEWETRSACAVKQEEVEMINGTIKVPETGAIFSLGTLYYRFHNATGDIRPNGDRYIYHIQLSGITDSSISNCLGANICQVKINDSYRRKIGSSSKAKYYIKGGNLDVLVPSESVCGRDKTKTVSSTILFHCSPTAGEGIPEFLLETDGCQYLFVWHTTTVCEFFSSTSMDPHSTDGGEEHAGLSGRSQAVGTVLSLLLVVLTICLLVLLLHKRDRRQLVIQKVSSCCRKGNPVSYKYSRVNTDEDGGEDEMEWLMEETGTPTREPQENGHITTKPVSADALRSFSLDEQDSEDEVLTVPGVRIAPSSSTSSRLQSALLKAESDEDLVGLLVDTRSRNKTRYSNRNQRKPQPDPDDSDEDLLKV from the exons gTGAGCTCTCCTTGCGGAAGGTCTCGCCTGCTGTGCTTGATTTCAACAGCTCGAGGAAATGTGACGACAAGAGCCGCAACATTCAGAGCAGCATCACCTTTCAATGCGGCAAAACTATG gGCACACCTGAGTTTGTTACCATCTCTGAGTGTGTGCATTACTTTGAATGGAGGACGTATGCCGCCTGCAGACGTGATAAATTTAAACCACATATGGAG GTCCCTTGCTATGTCTTTGACTCGGATGGAAAGAAGCATGACCTCAACCCGCTGATAAAACTCTCAGACGGCTACCTGGTTGACGACCCAGATGATGAAATTGACTTCTACATTAATATATGCAGAAGCCTAA aCCGTGCTGGAAGCTCCTGTCCCGAGGGATCTGCCGCCTGTCTCACCTCTGGCAAAGACTCCTACAACATGGGTCAGCCTGTTCATCAACTTGAGCTGCTCTCCAATGACAA ACTAAAGCTGCGATATGAGGGAGTCAAAGAAGAAGGCCCAGCCTTCTGTAATGGCCACAGTCCTGCAGTGacgattacatttatttgtccATCTGCAAGGCAGGCG GGAAGTAACCCTAAGATGATCAGCAACTTGAACTGTCGGTATGAGATCGAGTGGGTGACTGAGTACGCCTGCCACAGAGATTACCTGGAGAGTCACAGCTGCACACTGACCAGCGAACAGCACGACATCTCCATTGACCTTACTTACCTGACACACAACC CTACTGGCACTCCCTATATGGCTGACGCCAGAAATGGTGAGGACACCTATACCTTCTATCTGAACGTGTGTGGGGAGACCAAAGCTGGACAATGTGTTGATGACAAAGGTTACATATCTGTCTGCCAAGTCAAAGACACGGGGAATGTGAAGAAGATTGCTGGGAGATTCCAGAACCAAACTCTGAG ATATTCCGATGGTGATCTTACGCTAATCTACCCAGACGGCAGTAGATGCAGCAGTGGATTCCAGCGCATGACCATCATTAACTTTGAGTGCAATGCAACGGCTG AGTACGGCCAGCCGGATTTTACGGGAGAGTCTGACTGCACGTATTACTTTGACTGGCAAACAGCATATGCATGTGTGAAGGAGAAGGAAGACCTGATGTGTCGAGTCACAGACCACAAGAAGCGTTATGATCTGTCACCTCTTACGCGTTACCCAG aATCAGAGGGATCTCAAAACTGGGAGGCTGTGGGCACCAAGGCAGCAGAGTCTGATAAGAAGCGCTTTTACATGAATGTTTGTCATAAAATCATCCAAGACGGGGATGCCAGATCTTGCCCTGAGGATGCAGCAATATGTGCAGTAG GAAACGGGAAAACTATGAATTTGGGCAAATTCCTGATTTCTCCGCAAAAAGCAGCAGAGGGTGATGACATAAGACTCATTTACACTGATGGAGACAAATGCGGGCAGAACATGAAAGTGAAAACCATCATCACTCTGAAGTGCAAGCCTGGAGATGTTGAGAGCGCTCCAGTCCTGAGGAGCATGTCCAGTGATGGATGCATCTATGAGTTTGAGTGGTTCACCGCTTCAGCCTGCGTCCTCTCGAAAACAGAAGGTGACGACTGCAAGGTGGAAGACCCACAAGCAG GAATTTCATTTGACCTTTCCCCGCTTCGGAAACCTAGTGGAGGTTATTATAACATGTCCGTTGACAAGTATGATTACTTCATCAATGTGTGTGGCAATGTGAAGGCCGCACAGTGTCCAGAAACAGCAGGGGCCTGTCAAGTTGACCAGAG TGGCACAAGCTCTTGGAATCTCGGTGAGTTTAACTCCAAGCTTTCTTACTATGATGGCATGATCCAGCTGACCTACAGAAACGGCTCTCAGTACAACAACAAGCAGCGCACACAGCGTTCCACACACATTTCCTTCCTCTGTGACAGAGAGGCTGGTCCAGGAAAACCAGAGTTTCAG AAAGAAGATGAGTACACTTATAACTTCAAATGGTACACTTCCTACGCCTGTCCTGAGAGACCACATGAGTGTGTTGTGACAGACCCCAAAACTCTGCAGCAATACGACCTGTCCAG TTTGTCAGTATCTAATGGCGGTAGGAACTGGCAGGCCATGCACACCTCTGACTCCAGCGACCTGAGGAAGTACTACATCAATATATGCCGGCCACTTAAAGCCGTGCCTGACTGTGACAGGAGAGCTTCTGTCTGTGAGGTGAAATTCGAGGCTGACAAG GAAGGCCTGTCTGAGAAGGTAGAAGTCAGTAACTTAGGCATTGCTACGAAGGGGCCAGTGATTGTGGAAGAGAACAAGCTAATGTTGGAGTACACTAACGGCTCAGTGTGTCAAGCAGATGGAGTGATGACCACTTACAGAACTCGTATCCACTTTGCCTGCTCATCTGGGACAGCA ccaTCCGGTCCTCGCTTTTTGGTGAACCAGAATTGCACCGTTGACTTTGTTTGGGACACAGAAGCAGCCTGTGCCATCTCAACCGTTGAGGCCACCAACCAG ACCTGCTCAGTGAAAGATCCCAACACTGGCTTTGAGTTCAACCTGCAACCGCTGGCTTCTGAAAGCGGATACCACGTCAATTCTCATGGGAAAGACTTTGTC GTGAACATTTGTGATTCAGTAAAAGTGTGCGGGACTGTCAGAGGTAAACCTGTGGCCGGCTGTGAGCTGGAAGATAAGAAACCAGTGAGTCAAGTTGGTGTGGAACAGTCTCTCCAGTTCTCCACCGATGGCATTCTCACTCTCATGTACAAAGGGATCATGGAAAAATTGACAG GTACCGAAGACACATTCGTCATTAATTTTGTGTGTGACCAAAAGGCCAACCCGGCCTTTCTGAGGCTTATACAGGAAGAGCTGGGCACAAGTACACACGTAACCCACAATGTGTTTTTTGAGCTTTCCACTGCACTAGCCTGTGAACCTGCTCCTGTGGATTGCCAAGTCGCTG ATTTGCAAGGTAGAGAGTACGACTTGGGTGACCTCAGTCTGGATGACAAGTATTACGTTCCTCTGGACACCTCAGATCAGGCCCGCATTCAAAAGTTTTACATCAACGTGTGTAAACCGCTGCCTCGCGTCCAGGGCTGCCCTG GTGGAGCGATTGGAGCATGTGCCCAGCTGGGTGGCAAAGGTGTGAATCTGGGATACGTGCAGTCCAGCCTGCAGGCAGCGGCAGATGGCTCCATCAGTATTGTTTATCTGAATGGGGACAAGTGCAATTCAGGACGTTACTCTACCCGAATCGTCTTCCAGTGTGATGACAGTCCT GGTGCACCCATGTTTGATCGCATAGATGGCTGTGAATATGTCTTCATCTGGAGAACCTCAGAAGCTTGCCCAATCAAAAGAGTTCAGG GTGAAAACTGTAAGGTCAAGGACCCCAAGAGCGGTTACGAGTACAATCTTACACCACTGGCCGGAACGGACTATGAAGTGAAGGATTTGAGTTATGAGTATCACTTTGCAGTGTGTGGCCCAGTTACATCCTCAGTCTGCCCTCACGGTCCCAGCAACTCTGTGTCCTCCTGTCAGGTCGAGGGCAGTGCACACAGAATAGCAG GCTCAGCCAATCAAAACCTCACATTTGATGATGGGATTATTATGATCAACTACACACATGGGGAAAAGTGCCACAAGATCTATGAGCGGTCCACGGCTATTCTCTTCTCCTGCGACCACAGCAAGAATCCT GGAAAGCCAGAGTTCATAAAGGAGACTGCAGACTGCACATACCTCTTTGAATGGCACACAGCTTTGGCCTGCCCTTCCTTCAAAACCACAACCTGCTCCTACAA TGATGGCAATGGCCACTCCTACGATCTATCCTCACTGGCCCTGCACAAATCTAATTGGATAGTCGTGCCAGAAGCGACCAATCAGAAGCAGCGTTACTATATTAATGTGTGCAAGTCTCTGGTGCCTCAGACCG GTTTGTGGAGCTGCCCGTCTAGCGCTGCGGCTTGTATGAAGGATGGAGATGAATATGTGAATCTGGGGGAGGCAGAGGCGGGTCCACAGTGGGATAAAAACATCCTGATTCTGAAGTACACCAACGGACAAGCCTGTCCTGACGGCAAGAGAAACCGGACCACCATTATACGCTTCAGATGCGACCCAGACAAAGTG GACTCTGAACCTACTCTGATCACGGCACTGGAAGACTGTGTCTATAGCTTTGTGTGGTTCACTGCTGCAGCCTGTCCTCTCAACAGCACTGAACATGGGGACTGTAAAGTCACAAATCCAGCCACAG GTCATCTCTTCGACCTTAATGCCCTCAGTCGGACAGGTGGCTATACGGTCTATGATCCCATGGCCAATAAGAAGATGTTCAGACTGAACGTGTGTGGAGAAATAGCCAATGCTGGTTGTGCTTCTGAAACAG CCGTGTGCATCAAAGACAGTCAGAAGGTCGTAAGTGGTGGGAAAACCTCAAGGAAGCTGGTGTATAGGGATCAGGTGGTGGAGCTCACTTATGAGGATGGAGACACGTGTGCCGCCGACCTTTCCCTCAAACACAAGAGCATCTTCAGCTTCGTCTGCAAGTCTGAGGGAGAAGGTACTGATGAACCCGTGCTGGTGTACTCGGATGACACCACTTGTACTCACTTTTTCTCCTGGCACACTCCTCTGGTCTGCGAACAACAG GTGAAGTGCTCCGTTTGGAACGGTACCAACCAGATTGACCTCAGTCCTCTGATCCATCTCACCGGTTACTACACGGCTGTCAACGAGGATGTAGACTGGGACAAGTCTCCTGATTTCTACATCAACATATGCCAGCCTCTCAACCCCATCCCAGGGGTCAACTGTCCTCCAGGGGCTGCTGTGTGCATGGATCCTGTTGATGGAGATCCAGTT GACATCGGACGAATCACCTCCCCTCCTCGCTATAACAGCAACACCAAAGAGGTGGAGATCACCTTCAGCAGCACAACCGTCTGCCATTCTAACCCCACCTCCAACTACTCCTCCAAGATCATCTTCACCTGCCAGAAAGGAGCAGAGCTG GGTTCTCCCCAGATGATTCGAGCTCAggactgtatgtatgtgttcgAGTGGGCCACTCCTGTGGTTTGTCCGGAGACCATCACAGCGCAGGGCTGCAATCTGACCGTCTCCCAGCTGCGCTACACATTTGACCTCTCAGTGCTGTCAGGGACCGTTCAG gTTCCTAGAAGCTCCGGCTTCTTTAAAATCAACGTGTGTGGGACTGTGACAGGCACAGCATGTAAAGACAGCGCGGTATGTCTGATCTCAACGGACTCTGTGGCTTCATACGGAAACAGAAAAATCATGAACCTAGACTACAAGAGAGAAGAGCAGGCTGTGATCATGCAGTACAGTGGAGGAGACACCTGTCCTCAAG TTACAGATAAAAATGAAGTGTGCATTTTCCCCTTTACGTTCCTGGGCAAGTTTTATTCTGAGTGCACAACTCAGGGCAGGACTGACGGCAGGAAGTGGTGTGCCACTACAAGCAACTATGACAAAGATCAGAAATGGGGCTTTTGCTCTGGTG CACCAAGAGGGAAACGGCAGTCATCCATTTTGTTCTCGTGTGACAGAGCGGCCGGCCATGGAAGTCCTCAGCTGATGAGCGAAACCCAAGGATGTTCTGCCACCTTCCAGTGGCGAACGAATGTGGTCTGCCCACCCAAAAAGATGGAGTGCAAGCTTGCAGGACAACACCAGACCTACGACCTGCGCACACTCTCGTCTCTAACAGAGCCGTGGAAATTTAGCAACAGGGACGATTC GTACTACTTCAACCTCTGCCAGGCCATTCATGGAGGCCAGCCAGGCTGTGCCGCAGAAGCCGCCATGTGTCGCAGACGTGCTGGCGGGAAGACCGAGACTCTGGGCCGTGTTCACACGCAGACCATGGAGTTAATCG ATGGAAAGATCCTTGTCAATTATTCCATGGGCGACGACGTGTGTGGAAACAACAAACCAGCCAGAACAATCTTGCAGCTGAAGTGTGGCGGCACAGTGGGCCATCCGAAATTATTCAA GGAGGATAAAACAGCATGTGAGTTCTGGGTGGAGTGGGAAACTCGATCTGCATGTGCTGTAAAGCAGGAGGAAGTGGAGATGATCAATGGAACCATCAAAGTGCCCGAGACAGGAGCCATTTTCAGCCTGGGAACACTGTATTACCG TTTCCACAACGCTACGGGAGACATCCGTCCCAATGGAGATCGCTATATCTACCACATCCAGCTGTCAGGCATCACCGACAGCTCCATTTCCAATTGCCTGGGTGCCAATATCTGTCAGGTCAAGATTAATGACAGTTACCGCAGAAAAATTGGCTCCTCCAGCAAAGCCAAGTATTATATCAAAG GTGGAAATCTTGATGTCTTGGTACCATCTGAATCTGTATGTGGACGAGACAAAACCAAAACTGTGTCCTCGACCATCCTGTTCCACTGCAGCCCTACGGCAGGGGAGGGTATCCCAGAATTCCTCCTGGAGACAGATGGCTGCCAGTATCTGTTTGTTTGGCACACCACCACAGTTTGTGAATTTTT TTCATCCACCTCCATGGACCCGCACAGCACTGATGGAGGGGAGGAGCATGCCGGATTATCTGGGCGGAGTCAGGCCGTAGGGACGGTGCTTAGCCTGCTCTTGGTTGTGCTCACAATCTGTTTGCTTGTCCTTCTGCTGCACAAACGAGACAGGAG GCAACTTGTAATACAGAAAGTGTCAAGCTGCTGCAGGAAAGGAAATCCAGTATCCTACAAATACTCCAGG GTGAACACAGATGAGGACGGAGGTGAAGATGAGATGGAATGGTTAATGGAAGAGACCGGGACGCCCACGCGGGAGCCTCAAGAGAACGGTCACATCACCACCAAACCGGTCAGCGCTGACGCCCTGCGCTCCTTCTCCCTGGACGAGCAGGACAGCGAGGATGAGGTGCTCACAGTCCCAGGAGTCCGAATTGCCCCTTCATCATCCACTTCCTCAAGGCTGCAATCAGCTTTACTGAAAGCAGAGAGCGATGAGGATCTGGTGGGGCTCCTTGTGGACACACGGAGCAGAAATAAGACCCGATACAGCAACAGAAACCAGAGGAAACCTCAGCCAGACCCTGATGACAGCGACGAGGATCTACTGAAAGTCTGA